Genomic DNA from bacterium:
TGGGCGGGCATCGAGGACTTCGCGGCGTATTGTTTCAATAAAAGCCACGCGGCGTGTTATGCACTTATCGCTGTGCAGACGGCATACTTGAAGGCGCATTACCCCGCGGCCTTCATGGCGGCACTTCTGACGAGCGATCATGGGAATCTCGACCGCATTTCGATCGAAGTGTCGGAGTGTCGCAAGATGGGGATCGAAATCTTACCACCGGACGTCAATGAGTCATTCTCGGAGTTTGCGGTCATTCTCGGTGAGGACGGAGTAGATAGTATCCGCTTCGGATTGGCGGCTGTGAAGAATGTTGGCCAGGGGCCGGTGAATGCAATTCTCAAAGCGCGCGAAGAGGGTGGGCCATTCGCGAATGTTGAGGACTTCGTGCGTCGAGTCGATGCTCGCGAGATAAATAAGAAGGCAATCGAAGCTCTGATGAAGGTCGGTACATTTGATTCTTTTGAAGATCGCAGTACGCTTATCTACAATCTCGACAAAATTGTCACGTACATGTCGCGCGCTCAGAAGAACGCACTCTCTGGTCAAATCGATATTTTTGGGAGTCTTGGTGTGACTGAAGAGATCCCGTCATTACCGCTCGACACGCCAAGTGAGCAGCTCGATACTCGCGAGATCGCGACTTGGGAGAAGGAGCTGCTCGGTTTGTATCTCACGAGCCACCCATTGCGCGATGTAGAGGGCTGGCTGAGCGAGAAAACGACAACTGCCGATGATCTTAAGCCAGAGATGGACGGCGAGAAAGTAACTATCGGCGGGGTGATTAAGACCGTGCGCAAGATTTTAACGAAAAAAGGTGACAATATGGCCTTTGTTGGCATAGAGACCCTTAAGGGGGATACCGAGCTCTTGGTTTTCCCGCGAGCTTATGAAGCCAATCCAGATGCGTGGGTCGAGGATCGACTGATCGCGGTGCAGGGCAAGGTTAATGCTCGCGATCGCGACGGCAATACATCAGAGGAAGTAAAGGTAGTAGTCGATAAGGTAAAAATGCTCGAGCCAAGTATATTGAAGCACTTCATTCCGACTGATGAACGGCAAGAAGTCGAGATACCTGAGGCGGCTGCAAAAAAAGCTGAAAGAATTGTGATTTCTATGCCAGATCTCAGCGATCAGGCCGCGCTACTGCGACTGAAGAGTATGTTGCAGAGCGCTCCAGGAGAAACGGAGGCTGTTTTGGACCTGACGAACACTGGGCAGAAGATTCGCTTGCCATTTAAGGTCACAGTTACGACGAAGCTCGAGAAGGCGTTAGCCGAAATCATCGAGCCAAGTTCGATAACGGTAGAATAGTGCGATATAAAAGGACTTGAATTCTAGATATATATCTGATACTATGGGCAAGTTATGCAAATCGAACTCCTGCAAAAGCCACAACTTAAGGCAAAACTTCCAGAGATTAAGCCAGGTGACACCGTACGCGTCCACCAACTGATTCGTGAAGGAAATAAAACCCGAACCCAGGTCTTCGAAGGGCTTGTGATCCGTTATCGCAAAGCTAACACTGGTAACGCATTCTTGACCGTGCGTAAGATCGCTTCAGGTGTAGGTGTCGAAAAAAGCTGGTTTGTACATAGTCCAAATGTCCAAAAGATCGAAGTAATGCGTCGCAGCAAGGTACGTCGTGCGTTCTTGAGCTACATGCGCGGTCTTCGTGGTAAGGCAGCTCGTCTGACTGAGCAGGACTTTGATAAAGCCGCAGCCAACGAAGCAGATCACCGTACAGCCGATGAGCTGGCAGCACTCGAGGCCGAAGAAAAAGCCGCAGCCGAGCCAGAAGTTGTCGCTTCTACTGAAGACATCGCAGCTCAAGAAAACAAGGAAGCAGCTCAAGCCGATGCTGCAAGTGACGCAAACAGCAATGATGACGAGCAGCAGCTTGCCGCCGAAGAGACTCAAGCTGGTGTCGACCAGGCTGAAGCCGAAACTGATAAGAAGCAAGACAAGGCCACAGCCTAAGCAAGTCCAATGACCTTAGCAGAGCGTCCCTCGGGGCGTTTTTGCATACTAAATAAAGCTTGAAAAGTAACACAAAGTATAGTAGAGTAGCTTGGTTTAGCACCTCTACCGAAAGATGTCGCGATGCCACAGGTTCAAGCGTATCTCGATCCGATGCTGTTTCCTGATGGGTTGATCCCTGACGATTTCAAACAAAGGGTGAATAGCGTCTTTCAACGGATTGCTGCCGAATTGCTCAGCTGCCAAAATCAGCCCGATATGCTGCCAGAGTGGTTCATGATCGTCTGGCATGAGTTGCGAGTAGGCGATGCTTTTACGCGACCACTGTCATTCATGATGCATGTACAGCATTATCCGGACAGAAACCTTGTCGAAGCCGCATATCAGTTGCGGCATAACGTACATAAGCTAGTCAAGGCATATCTGATGGTACGTGTGCTCGACGATGTAGACGGACAAAGAGCGTACTACACGGATCAGGTAGCGCGTCTCTCGGTCGAAGTCGAGATCGTTGCAGCTCA
This window encodes:
- the rplS gene encoding 50S ribosomal protein L19 translates to MQIELLQKPQLKAKLPEIKPGDTVRVHQLIREGNKTRTQVFEGLVIRYRKANTGNAFLTVRKIASGVGVEKSWFVHSPNVQKIEVMRRSKVRRAFLSYMRGLRGKAARLTEQDFDKAAANEADHRTADELAALEAEEKAAAEPEVVASTEDIAAQENKEAAQADAASDANSNDDEQQLAAEETQAGVDQAEAETDKKQDKATA